A single Crateriforma conspicua DNA region contains:
- a CDS encoding PulJ/GspJ family protein encodes MTQNSISRNGRRGNAGGVHRRHSPYRFTGFSLIEMLVSLSLASMLGTIAVGLLLRCQQLSDGTNSQLDQIQTFSRLADTFRNDVHTALSADAETNASVTLRYAGDFVIRYQWDQTNSRIVRSTRRSDQIVASELYVLSSKTQARFEQSFDPNIVRLNLETAGRSDKATNAVVCQAVVHRWPEVSK; translated from the coding sequence ATGACCCAAAACTCCATCAGCCGAAACGGCCGACGTGGCAACGCCGGCGGTGTCCATCGACGCCACTCCCCCTATCGGTTCACCGGATTTTCGTTGATCGAAATGTTGGTGTCCCTGTCGTTGGCCAGCATGCTGGGAACGATTGCGGTGGGCTTGCTATTGCGTTGCCAACAACTGTCTGACGGCACCAACAGCCAATTGGACCAGATCCAAACGTTCAGCCGGTTGGCCGACACCTTTCGCAACGACGTCCATACCGCGTTGTCGGCCGACGCGGAAACAAATGCATCGGTCACGCTGCGATACGCTGGCGATTTCGTGATTCGATATCAGTGGGACCAAACCAACAGTCGAATCGTCCGATCGACCCGACGTTCCGACCAGATCGTCGCATCGGAGTTGTACGTTTTGTCGTCGAAGACTCAGGCCAGATTTGAACAATCCTTCGACCCAAACATCGTGCGACTGAATTTGGAAACCGCCGGGCGATCTGACAAGGCAACAAACGCGGTGGTCTGCCAAGCCGTCGTTCATCGTTGGCCGGAGGTTTCGAAATGA
- a CDS encoding DUF1559 domain-containing protein: MYTSHSRRRIHSLAGFTLVELLVVIAIIGVLIGLLLPAVQSAREAARRCSCANNLVQMGLGMHQYEFANESFPSGVIDDEGPIRNEPMGRHVSWTVQILPFIEQVNVSRHFDQEAGAYASVNIPPRKQYIPTYICPSEPRASVEMMPSDTASEDQSQIPQEFPISSYAGCQNDVEASIDADRNGILFFNSDVRFEDLTDGSSQTLLIGEVRHEETLLGWPSGTRSTLRNAVDINSISSYRSEPDPEPSPLGPLDVGGFSSNHPGGCNFVFADGSVRFLSEAIEPDLLRQLGHRADGELLEGDGL, encoded by the coding sequence ATGTACACGTCTCATTCCCGGCGGCGAATTCACTCCCTAGCCGGCTTTACCTTGGTTGAATTGTTGGTGGTGATCGCGATCATCGGTGTGCTGATCGGACTGTTGCTGCCGGCGGTACAATCCGCGCGTGAAGCGGCACGTCGATGCAGTTGCGCGAACAATCTGGTCCAGATGGGTTTGGGCATGCATCAATACGAATTCGCCAACGAAAGCTTTCCTTCCGGTGTGATCGATGACGAGGGCCCGATCCGCAACGAACCCATGGGGCGACACGTGTCATGGACCGTTCAGATCCTGCCATTCATTGAACAAGTCAATGTGTCGCGGCACTTTGACCAGGAAGCCGGCGCGTATGCCAGTGTGAACATACCGCCACGAAAACAATACATTCCCACCTATATTTGTCCGTCCGAACCGCGGGCGTCGGTCGAGATGATGCCATCCGACACGGCATCGGAGGATCAATCACAGATTCCGCAAGAGTTTCCGATCAGCAGTTATGCCGGATGCCAAAATGATGTCGAAGCCAGCATTGATGCGGACCGCAATGGGATTCTGTTCTTCAACAGCGACGTGCGGTTCGAAGATCTGACTGATGGATCTTCCCAGACCCTGCTGATCGGTGAAGTCCGCCACGAGGAAACCTTGCTCGGTTGGCCATCGGGAACGCGATCGACCTTGCGTAACGCCGTCGACATCAATTCCATTTCGTCTTATCGATCGGAACCCGACCCTGAACCATCACCACTCGGACCGCTGGACGTCGGAGGTTTTTCCAGCAATCACCCGGGCGGTTGCAACTTTGTGTTCGCCGACGGGTCGGTGCGTTTCCTGTCCGAAGCGATCGAACCGGACCTCCTTCGCCAACTCGGCCATCGTGCCGATGGCGAACTGTTGGAAGGCGACGGGCTGTAG